The Microbacterium sp. KUDC0406 genome includes a window with the following:
- a CDS encoding acylneuraminate cytidylyltransferase family protein, with translation MATDTAGKVPAIAHAVRATEESTGLTFDVCVDLDATSPLRTLDDIRTAVRMFEDGTADSLITGAEARRNPYFNLVEEQPDGTVAVSKKPDDAVLRRQDAPRCFDMNGSIYVWRRGALLDDQVVFFPSTILYEMPAERSIDVDSEFDFRIVEWLMGQREDL, from the coding sequence ATGGCCACGGACACCGCAGGCAAGGTGCCGGCGATCGCTCACGCGGTCCGCGCGACCGAGGAGAGCACCGGACTCACGTTCGACGTGTGCGTCGACCTCGATGCGACCAGCCCACTGCGCACCCTCGACGACATCCGCACGGCGGTGCGGATGTTCGAGGACGGAACCGCGGACTCGTTGATCACCGGCGCGGAGGCGCGTCGGAACCCGTATTTCAATCTCGTCGAGGAGCAGCCCGACGGAACGGTCGCGGTCAGCAAGAAGCCCGACGATGCGGTGCTGCGACGGCAGGACGCCCCGCGGTGCTTCGACATGAACGGGTCGATCTACGTCTGGCGGCGTGGGGCGCTGCTGGACGACCAAGTGGTCTTCTTCCCCTCCACGATCCTCTACGAGATGCCGGCCGAGCGGTCCATAGACGTGGACAGCGAGTTCGACTTCCGGATCGTCGAGTGGCTCATGGGGCAGCGGGAGGATCTGTGA
- a CDS encoding sugar phosphate nucleotidyltransferase, producing the protein MTSSEDLSVNPGTSIRDALAQLDRSRRQVVFVENSEGRLVGAVSDGDIRRGLLGGASLEDRVDRVMNTRPATVPPTATQEAVEDLKARRGIRVVAVVDDGRIVDVVGEGEHIATPLPTPVVLMAGGRGQRLYPITKDIPKPLVPLGDTPMIDIILGRLRGQGFRRVHVSVNHLGHLIEEHLGDGGAHGMEISYLHEPMPLGTGGGDGAAAWRDRLTVRRDELGSAHPGRPAQHARIPP; encoded by the coding sequence ATGACCTCGAGCGAAGATCTGTCCGTGAACCCGGGCACCTCCATCCGTGATGCGCTGGCGCAACTCGACCGCAGTCGCCGCCAGGTCGTCTTCGTCGAGAACTCGGAAGGCCGTCTCGTCGGCGCGGTCAGTGACGGCGACATCCGGCGCGGGCTGCTGGGCGGCGCCTCTCTCGAGGACCGCGTCGACAGGGTGATGAACACCCGCCCCGCGACAGTTCCGCCGACCGCGACGCAGGAGGCCGTAGAGGATCTGAAGGCACGACGCGGCATCCGAGTCGTCGCCGTGGTCGACGACGGGCGCATCGTGGACGTCGTGGGGGAGGGGGAGCACATCGCGACGCCGCTTCCCACGCCGGTCGTCCTCATGGCCGGGGGTCGTGGTCAGCGCCTCTATCCGATCACCAAAGACATCCCCAAGCCTCTCGTCCCGCTCGGGGACACTCCGATGATCGACATCATCCTCGGGCGGCTCCGCGGTCAAGGCTTCCGCCGGGTGCATGTCTCGGTCAACCATCTGGGGCACCTCATCGAGGAGCATCTGGGCGACGGCGGCGCGCACGGCATGGAGATCAGCTACCTGCACGAGCCGATGCCGCTCGGTACCGGCGGGGGCGATGGCGCAGCTGCGTGGCGAGATCGGCTCACCGTTCGTCGTGATGAACTCGGATCTGCTCACCCAGGTAGACCTGCGCAGCATGCTCGGATTCCACCTTGA
- a CDS encoding acetyltransferase, with protein MAELVLLGGGGHARSILAALRAEGRPVRGHLAPQPGDLGEACPYLGDDDVLSTFDPEEVLFVNALGSTSSTAVRRVLYERAVALGFRAARVVHPRAFVDSGARLAEGVQVLAGAIVNVGAVVEENVLINSGSVVEHDALIGAHSHVSPGAIIAGGTRIGAGAHVGLGARVIQGVTVGSGSVVGAGAVVIDDVPSGAVVVGVPAREIGSGKKGRA; from the coding sequence ATGGCTGAGTTGGTCCTACTCGGTGGTGGGGGCCACGCGCGCTCCATCCTGGCGGCGCTGCGCGCCGAGGGGCGTCCGGTCCGCGGTCATCTCGCTCCGCAGCCGGGTGACCTCGGCGAGGCCTGCCCGTATCTCGGCGATGACGACGTGCTCAGCACCTTCGACCCTGAGGAGGTGCTGTTCGTCAACGCCCTCGGCTCGACGTCCTCCACCGCAGTCAGACGCGTGCTGTACGAGCGCGCTGTCGCGCTCGGCTTCCGCGCCGCGCGAGTCGTCCATCCGCGCGCTTTCGTGGACTCCGGCGCGCGCCTTGCCGAGGGCGTCCAGGTCCTGGCCGGCGCGATTGTGAACGTGGGGGCGGTCGTCGAGGAGAACGTGCTGATCAACTCCGGGTCTGTCGTCGAGCATGACGCCCTGATCGGCGCCCACTCTCATGTCTCGCCGGGAGCCATCATCGCAGGCGGAACACGGATCGGAGCGGGTGCACATGTGGGTCTCGGTGCTCGCGTCATCCAGGGGGTGACAGTGGGGTCCGGTAGCGTCGTCGGAGCCGGAGCCGTCGTGATCGACGATGTGCCCAGTGGGGCGGTCGTCGTCGGTGTGCCGGCAAGAGAGATCGGATCCGGGAAGAAGGGGCGGGCATGA
- a CDS encoding sugar phosphate nucleotidyltransferase, whose product MAQLRGEIGSPFVVMNSDLLTQVDLRSMLGFHLDAGADATIGAREYGFEIPYGVIRRAGERVTGLAEKPYHSELVSAGIYVLDPAALEMLEQDEYCDMPTLLSRLMDADRPVAAYEIREEWIDVGRPEDLERARLAWERRSR is encoded by the coding sequence ATGGCGCAGCTGCGTGGCGAGATCGGCTCACCGTTCGTCGTGATGAACTCGGATCTGCTCACCCAGGTAGACCTGCGCAGCATGCTCGGATTCCACCTTGACGCAGGGGCGGACGCGACCATCGGCGCTCGCGAGTACGGCTTCGAGATCCCCTATGGAGTGATCCGCCGCGCTGGGGAGCGGGTCACCGGCCTCGCCGAGAAGCCGTATCACAGCGAGCTGGTCAGCGCGGGGATCTACGTGCTCGATCCCGCCGCGCTCGAGATGCTCGAGCAGGACGAATACTGCGACATGCCGACGCTGCTGTCGCGACTGATGGATGCCGATCGTCCGGTTGCCGCCTATGAGATCCGCGAGGAGTGGATCGACGTGGGGCGGCCGGAGGACCTCGAACGCGCCAGACTGGCGTGGGAACGGAGAAGCCGATGA